The nucleotide sequence AGAATCACCGCCGTCACGAACACTTCCATGCTCATGCAGTCCTGCATGTAAAGAAGCCAGCCGCCGGGCAAAACCGTCAGCAGTGTCGTCGGCGCAATCGTCATCGCCAAGGAGATGGGAAATTGGCAGTCCTTCATCCACTGATAGAAATATGCGGCGTTCGCCGCGATGCTGCGCGAGAATTTCTCGTAGGACGCCGCGCCCTGGTTGAACGCCTTGATGACCTCGATGCCGCCGATGTACTCAACGATAGCGGCATTCATCGTCTCCGTCGCCGCCACCGACGCCTCGAAGCGCTCCTTGTAATCGCGCATGGCAAAGCTCAGGCAAAAGAGCCCGACGGGGATGGAAACGATTGCCAGGAGCGCCATGCGCCAATCAAGCACAAGTAGATAGAAGAAGATGCAGAAAGGGCCGACGAGATTCGCCGTCAACTCGGGCAGAAGATGCGCGAGCGTGCGCTCCGTGCTCTCCACCTGGTCGACGATGATGTGCTTGACCTCGCCGACAGGCAGATCCGTGACCGTGCCGAGCGGCAGCTTCGGCAATTTTTGCAGGATCTTCCAACGAACTTCGCGCAGGACGGAGAACGCCGCCTTATGCGAGACGGAAAGCGCGTACGCATAGAGAACGCTGCGCAGAAGATAGCCGACGAACGCGGCGAAGCACAGCAGAAAAACCTCATCCCTCTGCAGACCCTGTCCTGCCAGAAGCGCCGCGAGGAGTGACGATACGACGAAATACGGCACAAGTCCGCAGAGCACTGCCGTAACAGAAAGGAAAATCGAAAAGAGAAGCCTGCCATGCTCCTCTTCATCCAACTCCCACAGACGCAGCAAAGCACTTTTTGCATCCATATCCGCACCTCCTCAATATTTTCCGGTTGGATTCCATGATAAGTTTAGCGAATCTTTGGGCAATGATATGCAAATCTACTATCAATGATAATCTATATCGTTATATCATACTTCGCGCTGCAATTCAAGAATAAAGTTTTATTAACGCCTTTCTGCGACACAAAACAGCATCCGTCAAAGAAAAAAGGGCTGCCGCACAAATTGTGCGGCAGCCTCTTTTCTTTGCAGCAAACCTCGCCTTACTTGCCGGCGAGCTTCTTGTAGCCTTCGATTCTCATCCTTGCGTCGTTCTCCGTCTTCTCGAAGAGCGCCTCGGCTGCTTCGGGGAAGCTGCGCTTCAAGGAAGCATAGCGGACTTCGCCCTGCAAGAATTCCTGGAACTTGCTGAAATCCGGCTCCTTCGAGTCGAGCGTGAACGGATTCTTGTCCGTGCCGACGAGCGTCGGGTTGAAGCGATAGTTCGCCCAGTAGCCGCAAGCATTGGCGCGCTTGCCTTCTTCCTGGCTGCAGCCCATGCCGATGCGGATGCCATGGTTGATGCACGGCGAATAGGCGATGATGAGCGACGGTCCTTTATAAGCCTCGGCTTCCTTGATCGCCTTCAAGACCTGGTTGTGGTCGGCGCCCATGTTGACCTGCGCGACGTAGACGTAGCCGTAGGACATCGCCATGATGCCGAGATCCTTCTTCTTCGTCCTCTTGCCCGTCGCAGCGAACTCTGCGATCGCAGCCGCCGGCGTGGACTTCGAAGCCTGACCGCCCGTATTGGAGTAGACTTCCGTATCGAACACGAAGATGTTGACATCCTCGCCCGAAGCGAGTACATGGTCGACGCCGCCGTAGCCGATATCGTAAGCCCAGCCGTCGCCGCCGAAGATCCACTGCGAACGCTTCACGAAGTAGTCGCGCTCATCGTAAATCTTGTTCAGAAGCTCGTCCGTGCCCTTCTCCTTTTCGAGAAGTTCCGTCAGTTTGTCGGCGCGCTCGCGCGTGCCCTCGCCCTCGGCCATGTTGTCCTTCCAGTCCTTCAAAGCAGCCTGGAGGTCTGCGCTTCCCTTGCCATCTGTAAGAGCCGCATCGACATCTGCCGCAACGCGGTCGCGGATCGCACGAACGCCGAGGAACATGCCGAGACCGAACTCTGCGTTGTCCTCGAAGAGGGAGTTCGCCCAAGCCGGGCCATAGCCCTTCTCGTTCTTCGTGTACGGCATCGCCGGCGCGCTGCCGCCCCAGATCGACGAGCAGCCCGTAGCATTCGAGATCATCATGCGGTCGCCGAAGAGCTGCGTGAGGAGCTTCGCGTACGGTGTCTCGCCGCAGCCTGCGCAAGCGCCCGAGAATTCGAGCAGCGGCTTCTCGAACTGCGAGCCGATGACCGTGTCCTTCTTCATCGGGTTCTTCTTCGGTGCGACCTTCTTCGCGTCGACGCCGTAATCGAAGTAGACCTGCTGCGCCTTGAGGTCGTCGTCGAGCGGCTTCATGTCGAGAGCCTTCGCCGGGCAGACCTGTGCGCAGTTGCCGCAGCCGAGGCAGTCCATCGTGGAGACGGCAATCGTGAAGTTGTAGTCCTTGATCGCCTTGGACTTCTTCCACGGGAAGCCAGCGGGGGCCGCATCCTTCTCGGCATCCGTCGTGAGCACAGGACGAATGGTCGCATGCGGGCAGACGTAGGAGCACTGGTTGCAGCCGATGCACTTTTCGGCGTTCCACACGGGAACATTGATCGCCGTGCCGCGCTTCTCGTAAGCCGCGCCGCCGACGGGGAACGTGCCGTCGACCATTTCCTCAGCAAACTGCGAAACCTTGAGACGATCGCCTTCCTGGCGGTTCATGACGTTCTGAACGCCCGTGATGAACGCCGGAATATCATGCGCTTCTTCCTTCTCGTCCTCAGCATTCGCCCAGTCCGCAGGAACATTGACGCGATGCAGAGCCTCGATGCCCTTGTCGATGGCGCCGTTGTTCATGTCGACGATCTTCTGACCCTTGTTGCCGTAAGAGGCAACGACGGCGTCCTTCAGATACTGCACAGCCGTCTCGATCGGAATGATGTTCGCGAGCTTGAAGAACGCAGACTGCATGACCATGTTGAAGCGGCCGCCGAGTCCGAGCTCCTTGGCGATCTCGACAGCGTTGACCGTGTAGAACTCGATGTTGTTCTTCGCGATGTAGCGCTTCATGTAGGCGGGCAGGTGCTTCGAGAGATCCTCTTCGTTCCAGACCGTGTTGAGCAGGAACTTGCCGCCGCGCTTGAGGCCGGCGAGAAGATCGTACTTCGTCACATACGACTGCTGCGAGCACGAGATGAAGTTCGCGTTGTGAATGAGATACGGTGAATTGATCGGAGACTTGCCGAAGCGCAGATGCGACATCGTGATGCCGCCCGACTTCTTCGAGTCGTAGGCGAAATACGCCTGCGCATACATGTCGGTCTTGTCGCCGATGATCTTGATGGCACTCTTGTTCGCGCCGACCGTGCCGTCCGAGCCAAGACCCCAGAACTTGCAGGCCGTCGTGCCTTCCGGCGTGAGATCGACATCCTCGGGATACTCAGCGAGCGACGTATGCGTGACATCATCGTCGATGGCAATCGTGAAGCCGTGCTTCGGATCGTCCTTCTTGAGTTCCTCGTAGACCGAGAGGACATGATCGGGCGTCGTGTCCTTGCCGCCGAGACCATAGCGGCCGCCGACGATGACAGGGTTCATGTCGGAGTTGTAGAATGCCGCCTTGACATCGAGGTAGAGCGGCTCGCCGATCGCGCCCGGCTCCTTCGTGCGGTCGAGGACGGCGATCTTCTTGACCGTCTTCGGCAGATACTTGAAGAAATGTTCGAGCGAGAACGGACGATAGAGATGCACGGAAAGAAGGCCGACCTTTTCACCCTTGGAATTGAGATAATCCACGGCTTCGCCGGCCGTCTGACAGATCGAGCCCATAGCGATGATGATGCGCTCGGCATCCTTTGCACCATGATAGTCGAAGAGATGGTGCTCGCGTCCCGTGATCTTCGCGAGATCTGCCATGGCTTCCTCGACAAGCTCAGGCAGCGCTTCATAGTACTTGTTGGCGGCTTCCTGCGACTGGAAGTAGATGTCCGGGTTCTGCGCCGTACCGCGGACGACCGGATGGTTCGGGTTCAGTGCGCGTGCACGGAACTCCTTGACCGCATCCCAGTCGAGGAGTTTCGCAAGATCGTCAAAGTCGATGACTTCGATCTTCTGAATCTCATGCGACGTGCGGAAACCGTCGAAGAAGTTGATGAAAGGCACGCGGCCCTTGATGGCGACGAGATGCGCGACAGCGGCGAGATCCATGACCTCCTGCACGCTCGCCTCACACAGCATCGCACAGCCCGTCTGACGCGCTGCCATGACGTCACGCTGATCGCCGAAAATATTGAGGGAGGAAGTCGCCAGAGCACGGGCGCTCACATGGAAGACACCGGGAAGGAGCTCACCGGCAATCTTATAGAGGTTCGGGATCATCAGCAGGAAGCCCTGCGAAGCCGTGTACGTCGTCGTCAGGGCGCCTGCCTGCAAAGAGCCGTGCACAGCGCCTGCAGCGCCTGCCTCGGACTGCATCTCAATGACGCGCACCTTCTGGCCGAAGATGTTCTTCGTTCCCTTCGCCGCCAGAGCGTCGACATGCTCCGCCATCGGCGAGGACGGCGTGATCGGGTAGATGGCTGCAACATCGGTGAATGCGTAGGAAATATATCCCGCAGCCGTGTTGCCGTCCATGGTCTTCATTTTTTTGCTCATGTTTTGAATTGCTCCCCTCTTTATAAAAAGATACAAAACACATAAATGTGGGTAATACCCGCTATGACCTATTATACACCGAACCATTCCTGTTGTAAATAAACAGCATGAGGAACAATTCGGAAAAATAGGAGAAAATCACAGATTTATTGACCTTACGCCTGCCTCCCGATATAATAGAAACCATTATGAAAACTGCACCAAGACCGCCAAGAAAGCTAGGAGTGGAATCGCTTGCATCACCTTCACCGCCTGAGGCCTCTCGTGTCCGCACTCATCGTCCCTCTGATCCTTTGGGCGACCGTCATCGAAAGTGACGAAGCGCTCTATGCCAAAGCGCCTCTTCGCGCCATAACGGAGACGTCCATGCTGCATCCTTTGTCCTTCTCCCCCATTCTCGCGTGGGAGAAGAACGTCAATGCCACGCACTACGAGATCGAATTCTTCCGCGAACAGCCTGCCATTTGCTATCCCGATACGGCGTCCTCCGAAGCTGTCTGGCACTCCGATGAAGTTTATGCGAGCAGCTACAACCCGCCGCTCTTCCTCTTCGCTGCCGATCTCTTGGGGCGCGCACCGCTCTATTGGCGCGTGCGCGCCCTCGACTTCGACGGCACGCCCGTATCGCTTTTCAGCGCCGTCATGCCGCTCTATACGAGCGCCGCCGTCGCGCCGAGCGTCATGACCGTGCCTCTTCCCATCGCCTCCTCCGAGCTCACAGCACCTCTTCTCTATCCCGTCTACCATTGGGTGCGCCCCTATCGTGCGCATGCCTTCGAGGTCGCGCTCTACGCAGAAGATCCGACGGAAAATCCCGACGCCGAGCCGATCGACACGATGACGACGCAGCTTTCTGAAATCTACGATCAGAACCCCCGCATCGGCCCTGGATTCTTCTACTGGCACGTGCGCTCGCTCGACGAGGCAGACGAACCCGCAAGCGACTGGTCTCCCGTGCTGAAGTTCCGCAACGACCCCAAGGACAACTGGGAAATCGCCGTCTTCGGCGACAGCATCAGCCACGGCGGCGGCCATATCTCCTACGGACCCGCCGACCACGAATTCAGCTGGCTCTCCTATCTCAACTTTCCCGCCATCAACCTCTCGATGAGCGGCGATACGAGCGAAACAATGCTCGAACGCTTCGAAGCAGATGTTCTGCCCTTCCATCCGCGCTACCTGCTCATTCTGAACGGCACGAACAGCCTGCGTGCAGGCGTCAGTGCCGCCGAGGTCATCGCCGACCTTGAAAAACTCAAGACGCGCTGCCTCGCGAACGGCATCCGCCCCATCTTCCTCACGCTGCCGCCGATCAACCCCGAGAACATCGCACGCGCCTTTGACGAGCCGACAGCGGATGACTGGCAGACGCAGTTCTCCCTCGTCAACGCCTTCCTGCGCACCGAGGTGCACATCGATGTGGCGGCGGCATTCTCCACCCATCCCCTGCTGCCGACGGAACTGGCTCTGGACGGACTGCACGAGGACGTGATCGGCAAGCAGCTCATCGCCCAGACGGTCAACCGCGCCTGGCCGGAAGCTAAGCAGCAGGCTGACCGACTTCCTGCGCAGTAGGTTTTGGGGCGCGGTGACAATATATTAGGGAGAATATATTGTATTTATCTCTCTTCCGATATAGAATAGAGAGTATAGATTCAAAATACACGGACATGCTCCGTTCCAAAAGAAAGGCGGTACTATCATCATGCAGGCAATCGAAATCAAGAAGGACATCTACTGGGTCGGCGCCATCGACTGGTCGATGCGCAGTTTTCACGGCTACGAGACGGGACGCGGTTCAAGCTACAATGCCTACCTCATCCTCGACGAGAAAATTACGCTGATCGACACGGTGAAGGAACCGTTCCGCGATGAGCTGATTTCACGCATCTCCTCCGTCATCGACCCTGCCAAGATCGACATCATCGTCTCGAACCATGTCGAGCCCGATCACTCGGGTTCCATCCCTGCGATGATGAAGCTTTGCCCCAAGGCGGAAATCTACACGAGCGATCCCAACGGCTTCAAGGGATTGACCGCCCACTACGGCGATCTTCCCTACCACGGCGTCAAGGCAGGCGACACACTGAGCCTCGGCAAGCGCACACTCACGTTCGTGCCGACGCCCATGCTCCACTGGCCCGACAGCATGGTCACCTACTGCCCCGAAGAGAAGATCCTCTTCTCGAACGACGCTTTCGGTCAGCACCTTGCCGCTTCCAAGCTCTTCGACGATGAAGTGGACTTCGCCGTACTCATGGAAGAGGCGAAGAAGTACTATGCGAACATCCTCATGCTCTACGGACGCCAGGCACAGACGGCCTTGAAAGCGCTCGCAGGGATCGACATCGAGATGATCGCCACGGGACACGGCCGGCTCTGGCGCTCCCATATCCCCGACATCCTCGCAGCCTACCAGAAGTGGAGCACGGGCGAGCTGGAAGACAAGGCGGTCGTCGTCTTCGACTCCATGTGGCATTCGACGGAAAAGATGGCACGCGCCATCGCCGAGGCCTTCGCCGAAAAAGGTCTGCCCACGCAGTTCTATGACATCAAGAAGACACACATGTCCGACATCGTCGTCGACGTCCTCACGAGCCGCTACCTTGCCGTCGGCTCGCCGACCATCAACAATCAGATGATGCCGCCGATCGCGGGCTTCCTCTGCTACCTCAAGGGACTCGCGCCGAAAGGACGCGAAGCCTTCGCCTTCGGCTCCTACGGCTGGGGCGGACAGAGCATCAAGCTCGTCGAGGACGAACTCAAGGCCGCCGGCTGCAACATCTGCCTCGACATGATCCGCATCGCGAACGTGCCGAGCAAGGAGCAGCTCGATGAAGTCCGTGAGAAGGTCAAGGGAATCGAGATGAAATAACGATACAAAAACGCTGCTGAAAATGCTCAGCAGCGTTTTTCTTTAGGAAGCGCTGATAAAATGAGGTCGCCCAGATTTGCACAGATGCGCTGTATCTATCGAGGAGACAAACCACAGGCGTAGCGGTGCTACGTCGAGGATTTGTCGACGACGAGAGGACAGCGCAGATGTGTGAAGATGGGTGGCTGAATTTATCAGTGCTTCCTTTATCCCACATAAAAGCGGCAGGAGTCCGAACTCCTGCCGCTTCAACATAAATCGTATGAAATTCCACCTCTACCGTCCGAGCATCGCGAGCATCGTGCCTGCGGCGACGGCGGTGCCGATGACACCGGCGACGTTCGGTCCCATGGCGTGCATGAGGAGGAAGTTGCCAGGCTTCGCCTTTGCACCGACGACCTGACTAACGCGCGCTGCCATCGGCACGGCGGAAACGCCGGCGGAGCCGATGAGCGGATTGACCTTGCCGCCCGAGACGACGTACATGATCTTGCCGAAGATGACACCGCCCGCCGTGCCGCCGATGAAGGCGACGAGTCCGAGCATGATGATGAGCAGCGTGTCGCGCGTGAGGAAGTGCTCCGCCGACATCGTCATGCCCGTGCCCGTGGCGAGGAAAATCGTGATGATATTGCACAGCGAATTCTGCGCCGTATCCGAAAGGCGGTCGGTGACGCCCGACTCACGGAAGAGGTTGCCGAGCATGAGCATGCCCAAAAGCGCTGCAATCGACGGCAGCAGCAAGCTGATGAAGATGGTCGCGACGAGCGGGAAGATGACCTTTTCGAACTTCGTGACGTCACGCAGCTGCTCCATGACAACCTCGCGCTCCGTCTTCGTCGTGAAGAGCTTCATGATGGGCGGCTGAATGAGCGGCACGAGCGACATGTAGGAGTACGCTGCGACAGCGATCGCCCCCAAGAGATTCGGCGCGAGCTTTGTCGCCAGATAGATGGACGTCGGTCCGTCAGCGCCGCCGATGATGCCGATGGCGGCGGATTCCTCGACGGAGAAGCCGAAGACCATGGCGAGACCAAGGGCTACGAAGACGCCGATCTGCGCCGCCGCTCCCAAGAGGAGCGTGTTCGGATTGGCGATCAGCGGGCCGAAGTCCGTCATCGCGCCGATGCCGAGGAAGATCAGCGGCGGAAAGATTTCGTAGGTGATGCCGAAGTTGATTGCCTTCATGACGTTCATCTCTTCGGCGAAGAAGCCCGTCTCCGGGAAATTCGCCAAGATACAGCCGAAAGCGATCGGGCCAAGGAGCAACGGCTCGAACTCCTTGGCAAAGGCCAGATAAAGAAGCACGAGTCCGACGAGAATCATGATGCCGTTGCCCATCGTGAAGTGGGAAAAGCCCGATCCTGCCCAGACGGCCTGCAGCGATACGATAAAAGCATTGAGGAATTCCATGATTTTGCCTCCTTTGCATCCGATGGTCTAGCGCAGGGCGCGGCCGGAGTTCTTCCAGCCATCGCGCGCCAGCGGGCGGATCGTGCGGATCGCGCCTGCCGAAAATCCCGCGAGCGTGACGGCCGCCGCAATCGCCGCGACAACCTCCGCCGAAAGGCCTTCCGGCTCGGGAGCGCGCACAGGCTCCGGCGCGGCAATCGGTGCTGCTGCGGGGGCTGCAACGGAAACCGGCGTTTCCTTCTTGCGCGTCGGATCAACGGCATGGATCAGCCGAATCAGGAGACTCAGCGAAATCAAGACGATGAATACGACGGTCATGTTGATCAGCATGATGATCAAAGGATTCGTTGTTACTGGCTGTGACATACACTCACCTCATTCTTGATAGATGAAAATGCTGCGTCTTGCAAGGAAGTGTATCGTTTCCTCATTTCTATTATAGATGAATTTTCAAAAAACTTAAAATACATTATACGAATAAATAGAATAACTTTTAGTTATCCTCCAATAAGACGACATACTTTTTCCATATAGATTCTCCGAAAGGCAGCTCTTTCCCCAAGCGTCCGCTTGTCGAGCCGCACGGAAAATCCCGCCTTCTGCAAGCGGCTCTTCCACGAAGCGGGCTCATCCCCTGCCAGATCGTGCGTGACATGGCGTCCGCCCGCCAGGAGGAGTGGGGCGAGCAGCACGCGCTTTTCCCCGCTCTTTTCAAGGCGATCGAGCACCATGGCGAAGTTCGGCACATCCGCCTCCTCCAGCACGCCGATGTGTACGGGAAGCCCCTCCTCATCGGCACGCTGCTGCAGCAGCGCGTAGACGGGATTGTGCCTGTGCGGCGAACCGTGGCCGAGAAGCACCATCCCCTCTCCTTCCTGCGCTGCAAGACCGGAAAAGATCGCGGCCAAACCGTGCGCAATATCATCGTTTTCCGTACCGTCTGCGCGAAAGAACACAGGCTCGCCGACCTTGAGCACGTCGAAGCGCGAAGAGAACGCTTCCGCTTCCTTGAGAATCTTGTTCTCGTATTCCTCGCCCGGCGTCAGATGCGTCGGCTGCACATAGACTTCACGCACACCCGCCCGGCAAAGTTCTTCCAAGCGCTCCGACAGAGAAGCCATATCGATTCCCGCCTCCTGCAGGCGGCGGCGGATGAAAGCGGACGTATACGCCTCGACAACCGTGAACTCCGGAAAGCCCTCCGCGATCTCGCGCACGATTGGCACAAGGCTCTTCTCCCGCGCCTCGGACGCACTGACGCCAAAGCTCGTGACGACGATAGCAGGGCGCATCAGCCCTGCTCCTTCTTGACGACGTCGGCGATGCGGCGGCATATCGTCTCAAGCTGCGCCTGGTCAGGGCCTTCTGCCATCACGCGGATCAAAGGCTCCGTGCCCGACGGGCGCACGAGGATGCGGCCATCGCTGCCAAGTTCTTCTTCTCCCGCGCGAATGGCCGCAGCAATCGCCGCATTCTCCTCCCAGCCTTCCTTCGAAGCGACGACGACGTTGACGAGAAGCTGCGGATAGCTTTTCATCAAGGCGGAAAGCTCCGACGCCTTGCGACCCGTGCGCTTCAGCGCTGCGAGCACCTGCAGGGCGGTGATGAGTCCGTCGCCCGTCGTGCTGAAGTCAGAAAAGATGATGTGCCCCGACTGTTCGCCGCCGAGACGGTAGCCGTGCTCGCGCATGTTTTCGAGCACATAGCGGTCGCCGACCTGCGTGATCTCCGCACGCCCGCCGGCTTTCTCGATCGCCTTGTGAAAGCCGATGTTTGCCATGACCGTCGTCACGACGGTATTCCCCGCGAGCGTTCCCTTCTCCATCATGTCCTTGGCACACATGACGAGGATGTGGTCGCCGTCAATGACCTCGCCCTTCTCATCCACACACAGGCAGCGGTCAGCATCTCCGTCGTGCGCGATGCCGATGTCCGCGCCATCCGCGAGCACCGTCTTCTGCAGCGATTCAAGATGCGTCGAGCCGCAAGCCTCGTTGATGTTGACGCCGTCCGGCTCTGCATGGATCACATGCACATCGGCACCCAAGCGGCGCAAGACGCGCGGCATGCAGTCGTACGCCGCACCGTTCGCACAGTCGAGCACGACCTTCAAGCCGTCGAGCTGCACGCCTGCCGTGCCCTGC is from Selenomonas sputigena ATCC 35185 and encodes:
- the nifJ gene encoding pyruvate:ferredoxin (flavodoxin) oxidoreductase, which encodes MSKKMKTMDGNTAAGYISYAFTDVAAIYPITPSSPMAEHVDALAAKGTKNIFGQKVRVIEMQSEAGAAGAVHGSLQAGALTTTYTASQGFLLMIPNLYKIAGELLPGVFHVSARALATSSLNIFGDQRDVMAARQTGCAMLCEASVQEVMDLAAVAHLVAIKGRVPFINFFDGFRTSHEIQKIEVIDFDDLAKLLDWDAVKEFRARALNPNHPVVRGTAQNPDIYFQSQEAANKYYEALPELVEEAMADLAKITGREHHLFDYHGAKDAERIIIAMGSICQTAGEAVDYLNSKGEKVGLLSVHLYRPFSLEHFFKYLPKTVKKIAVLDRTKEPGAIGEPLYLDVKAAFYNSDMNPVIVGGRYGLGGKDTTPDHVLSVYEELKKDDPKHGFTIAIDDDVTHTSLAEYPEDVDLTPEGTTACKFWGLGSDGTVGANKSAIKIIGDKTDMYAQAYFAYDSKKSGGITMSHLRFGKSPINSPYLIHNANFISCSQQSYVTKYDLLAGLKRGGKFLLNTVWNEEDLSKHLPAYMKRYIAKNNIEFYTVNAVEIAKELGLGGRFNMVMQSAFFKLANIIPIETAVQYLKDAVVASYGNKGQKIVDMNNGAIDKGIEALHRVNVPADWANAEDEKEEAHDIPAFITGVQNVMNRQEGDRLKVSQFAEEMVDGTFPVGGAAYEKRGTAINVPVWNAEKCIGCNQCSYVCPHATIRPVLTTDAEKDAAPAGFPWKKSKAIKDYNFTIAVSTMDCLGCGNCAQVCPAKALDMKPLDDDLKAQQVYFDYGVDAKKVAPKKNPMKKDTVIGSQFEKPLLEFSGACAGCGETPYAKLLTQLFGDRMMISNATGCSSIWGGSAPAMPYTKNEKGYGPAWANSLFEDNAEFGLGMFLGVRAIRDRVAADVDAALTDGKGSADLQAALKDWKDNMAEGEGTRERADKLTELLEKEKGTDELLNKIYDERDYFVKRSQWIFGGDGWAYDIGYGGVDHVLASGEDVNIFVFDTEVYSNTGGQASKSTPAAAIAEFAATGKRTKKKDLGIMAMSYGYVYVAQVNMGADHNQVLKAIKEAEAYKGPSLIIAYSPCINHGIRIGMGCSQEEGKRANACGYWANYRFNPTLVGTDKNPFTLDSKEPDFSKFQEFLQGEVRYASLKRSFPEAAEALFEKTENDARMRIEGYKKLAGK
- a CDS encoding SGNH/GDSL hydrolase family protein, with the translated sequence MSALIVPLILWATVIESDEALYAKAPLRAITETSMLHPLSFSPILAWEKNVNATHYEIEFFREQPAICYPDTASSEAVWHSDEVYASSYNPPLFLFAADLLGRAPLYWRVRALDFDGTPVSLFSAVMPLYTSAAVAPSVMTVPLPIASSELTAPLLYPVYHWVRPYRAHAFEVALYAEDPTENPDAEPIDTMTTQLSEIYDQNPRIGPGFFYWHVRSLDEADEPASDWSPVLKFRNDPKDNWEIAVFGDSISHGGGHISYGPADHEFSWLSYLNFPAINLSMSGDTSETMLERFEADVLPFHPRYLLILNGTNSLRAGVSAAEVIADLEKLKTRCLANGIRPIFLTLPPINPENIARAFDEPTADDWQTQFSLVNAFLRTEVHIDVAAAFSTHPLLPTELALDGLHEDVIGKQLIAQTVNRAWPEAKQQADRLPAQ
- a CDS encoding FprA family A-type flavoprotein, which codes for MQAIEIKKDIYWVGAIDWSMRSFHGYETGRGSSYNAYLILDEKITLIDTVKEPFRDELISRISSVIDPAKIDIIVSNHVEPDHSGSIPAMMKLCPKAEIYTSDPNGFKGLTAHYGDLPYHGVKAGDTLSLGKRTLTFVPTPMLHWPDSMVTYCPEEKILFSNDAFGQHLAASKLFDDEVDFAVLMEEAKKYYANILMLYGRQAQTALKALAGIDIEMIATGHGRLWRSHIPDILAAYQKWSTGELEDKAVVVFDSMWHSTEKMARAIAEAFAEKGLPTQFYDIKKTHMSDIVVDVLTSRYLAVGSPTINNQMMPPIAGFLCYLKGLAPKGREAFAFGSYGWGGQSIKLVEDELKAAGCNICLDMIRIANVPSKEQLDEVREKVKGIEMK
- a CDS encoding sodium ion-translocating decarboxylase subunit beta translates to MEFLNAFIVSLQAVWAGSGFSHFTMGNGIMILVGLVLLYLAFAKEFEPLLLGPIAFGCILANFPETGFFAEEMNVMKAINFGITYEIFPPLIFLGIGAMTDFGPLIANPNTLLLGAAAQIGVFVALGLAMVFGFSVEESAAIGIIGGADGPTSIYLATKLAPNLLGAIAVAAYSYMSLVPLIQPPIMKLFTTKTEREVVMEQLRDVTKFEKVIFPLVATIFISLLLPSIAALLGMLMLGNLFRESGVTDRLSDTAQNSLCNIITIFLATGTGMTMSAEHFLTRDTLLIIMLGLVAFIGGTAGGVIFGKIMYVVSGGKVNPLIGSAGVSAVPMAARVSQVVGAKAKPGNFLLMHAMGPNVAGVIGTAVAAGTMLAMLGR
- a CDS encoding OadG family transporter subunit gives rise to the protein MSQPVTTNPLIIMLINMTVVFIVLISLSLLIRLIHAVDPTRKKETPVSVAAPAAAPIAAPEPVRAPEPEGLSAEVVAAIAAAVTLAGFSAGAIRTIRPLARDGWKNSGRALR
- a CDS encoding sirohydrochlorin cobaltochelatase, which gives rise to MRPAIVVTSFGVSASEAREKSLVPIVREIAEGFPEFTVVEAYTSAFIRRRLQEAGIDMASLSERLEELCRAGVREVYVQPTHLTPGEEYENKILKEAEAFSSRFDVLKVGEPVFFRADGTENDDIAHGLAAIFSGLAAQEGEGMVLLGHGSPHRHNPVYALLQQRADEEGLPVHIGVLEEADVPNFAMVLDRLEKSGEKRVLLAPLLLAGGRHVTHDLAGDEPASWKSRLQKAGFSVRLDKRTLGERAAFRRIYMEKVCRLIGG
- the glmM gene encoding phosphoglucosamine mutase; protein product: MARLFGTDGVRGEANVALCPELAYRLGWAAALYFGEKVQQNPLIIIGRDTRISGNLFESALATGICSAGGRVEIVGVCPTPAIAYLARTHEAAAGIVISASHNPFYDNGIKFFGGDGYKLPDAVEDEIESLVRRIEAGEKLPRATRENIGRIKRRKEYVREYIDFVQGTAGVQLDGLKVVLDCANGAAYDCMPRVLRRLGADVHVIHAEPDGVNINEACGSTHLESLQKTVLADGADIGIAHDGDADRCLCVDEKGEVIDGDHILVMCAKDMMEKGTLAGNTVVTTVMANIGFHKAIEKAGGRAEITQVGDRYVLENMREHGYRLGGEQSGHIIFSDFSTTGDGLITALQVLAALKRTGRKASELSALMKSYPQLLVNVVVASKEGWEENAAIAAAIRAGEEELGSDGRILVRPSGTEPLIRVMAEGPDQAQLETICRRIADVVKKEQG